The window TCAAAATCTCCACACTATGTTAAGGGTCATTTCAGTATTaccagaatttaaaaaaagagaaaaaggcgAAAAACAGgtatattttaatgatttattgtgCACTGCCCCTTTCTAAATGAAAGTACATTACATTTCTCAGGGTTCCCCGGCAGATTTAGAGTTCCACCACAGATTTAGGGTTCCCCCGCAGAATTATGCTTCCCCCACAGATTTAGGATTAACCCACCAATTTAGGCGCTAAACGAACCAACCAATGACTTGTCTGTATTTCTAGTTCTCAGACCAAAATTCTTCATTTTTTCAGCCATCAGTATCTAATGCTTATTTACAGATTTGTCTCCACATTTCTAAACTCTGCACACTTACAATCTGATTACAAATTTACAGGaacatttttttacatatttacttAGGGTTCTCCTGTAGATTTAGGGTTCCCCTGCAGACTTAACTCAAGTTATTTCAGGGTACTTTTCATATAGAGTAACAACAAAGAAAGTCTTCTAGTAAAACCttttaaactaggattatttgaagtagtttttaatgagtttatgaaaaaaaacaggatttgtGTTTTCTAAAAGAGTGAATTAAAGGgacataaatgtaaataaaatgttaattagttCTCGTATTTgcagatttatatttttattgggcagatttttatattttgaaggattttttaTTACTGCAGAGTACTATttttgatgacatcatgtcCTGTTTTCAgtccaccaaccaaccaatcggAGGGCCGTATTTGTACACcaaactgatttaaaataaaaaatctacaTTTGACAGAAAAttgctgtgagtgtgtttttgtttgtgtcataATCTACTTTGTGTTGGTGTtactcaaaatgatccagacAAGTTGCTGTTTTTTATGTAATTGTTTAAAGCTGTGAGCAGCATTGTTACATTATACAATGTCAAAAACATATCTCAAAGTCTCAGCACATAACTATACTGTCTGCATGGACACTAGAACTCCAAGTGTCTAAATAACATGAGAATCATTAACTTGAATAAATCTATAACATGTACAATAAACACTTTCATAATGTTTGTGTGAGCCAGCCCAAACAGTAGCAGTAGTTGACCTACGAAACTTAGCcaaagttcagtcaggaagactCTCTTTTTATGACAGGCATATTTGTCAATTCCTCCCAGTATTACTCTTTCTCATGTATGCTCACTTTTTTCCTGGTTGTCAATCCTGGGCATTGTTTGAATTTCAGTTACATGTCAATCACACTATCCAATAGCACAACGCCACACTTTCATCGTTAGCCTATTTaaatatgtctctctctctttgctctaGTCTAACATGCGGCTGTTATGTGCACCCCTACCACCTCCCAATCTCCACAGGAGCAACAGTCACATCTTTTCATCTGCCATCATTTTCATTGACCCATCAGCATCACCACGACCAGAGTCTGGACTTATAGGGGGTCCTATCTCACGGCTGTTCTGGACGATGTCCTCATGGAGTTGCAGTGCCAAAGACTTTGTCTATTTCATTGTACTcatataataaacatcattCTTTCTCATTCACTTGTCTCTCCTGTATTAGGCCTAATAGTCGTATTTAAATTTAGTAGCAGAAGTAATTTTCAGTTGAGTtgtatacatttaaatactTGCTAATAGCCAAGTTACCTGCTCCACACCTCCATCTAGGTCCTTGTTAAAATAGATTCCCTCAACAAAATAAGCCCCACTATTCACACCTCATTTTCAGCTCTAAAAGGCTACACATTCTCTTCCTCACAAGCACTAAACAGACATCACTGAAACAAactcttttcattttaacacTGTAGCTCAATTGTTCCTAACCTGTTTGGCCTGTGAccccttaaaataaaaaagtctaCCTGGGACCCTTCACAAGTTGAATTGTCTACTAGTTAAGTTACCCATTATTATGTTGATTCatctgttaattgttttatcccTATACAATTTTAGAAACTTGTGAAAAATAACCATTAAAGTCCCCCTAAGTCAAAGGTTACATCTTCAATTGTCTAGTTTTGTTCTACTAAAATagccaaaacccaaagatattcagtttatcatcatgttcaataaaaatatgtaataacaCACATGCAAGAAACTGAAAGcagcatttcttttttatttttgtctgacTAAAAAGATTATTAAATGATCAAAAAATAGTCTGATCCATCTTCTGCCAATGAACCTTGCAGGTCTAGAGAgaggatttattttgttttgttgacttTTAGAGGCTTGagggggtagggttagggttaaggcaAAATTAGAGCATCCATGCTTTTTTCTGTATTCTATCATCCTTCGACCCCTTGATTACCCGAGCGACCCCTTGATAGGTCAGATTGGGAACCATCATTGTAGTCATAATTGTTGTAGTCTACCATCTAAACAGGCTAAAGTTAAGTCATATGACACAAATCACATGATACACACAATTAAAGCCCGCCTTTTATATCTGATTGGAGGACAGGCTTCCACGCCTCCCTGTGATTGGTCGAGAGGGGACCTCAGTGATTGTGTACGGGGTTCGTTATGTGTTTTGGAGAGTCCTAAAGGTTGCAGAGTcatgtgttttagttttagtttagtctgACTGTTTGACTTTTACCTGTATTCCTGAGCTCCCAGTAGAAACAATGCGGTGCTGGTACATTGCAGCTGTTCTTTTGTGGACTGTCTTAGGTAAGACACAACATTTAAATTGCCACATTGTTTCCAATTAGCTTCCTGCTATGAAAACAGCTAGCTATTACACAGCTGCTGATAGCTAACGTTACAGTTTACTTTCTAACTAATACGTTCAGGCGACTATACAGCTGTAATTAATGCATTGTTACTGATTATTGATGTCTTCAAATACAATAGAAACTGCCTCTATCTCAGACATGTGCTGATATAGCTTTCACTCCAAACTTCGGTCAAAAATGTGTCAATTTAGAGTCGACTAGCTTATCAGGAGAGCCACATACGGCTAATAAACACGGGGGAAACTATAGAAAACTACTCTTTATTTCGGCATGCATGAAATACACCAGATGCCACTTTATGTACTAACACTTGCATTTAATTTCTTATTATTCCTTTCTAGTACTCCTTATTGTACTACAGTGAGCTGTAGTGAGCAGTGTGTCCCAGTAACCCATTATTGTTAGCTCTCTGTTATAACATACTGGCTATATTATCAGTTTCTCAGGCAGTTATCTGGCTTGACTTTATCTCTTTGGAATTGGACAGCTGCCAGCATTCCTAGCCAGCTACATCTATTTTCAGAGAAGGGTTTCATTTTACCTGTTTGTCCTTACCAGAagtaaacagatgtaaaaaaagaaagtctcaTTCATCACTTTATACCACAGTtcacctctctcttttcttttccagccACAGATGGAAAAGCAGTCCCTTCACTTCCAGATTTTGGGAAAGCCTATCATGTCAAGGGTGAGCAGTTTGACACAACATTTTAGGTCTCTTTGTCTTCATAATTCCGCCACATTACAATAAATCTGTCACATTTCCATTGCAGGAGTGATCTCTCTGCCCTATGCTGAGATTAAGGAGCCATTTGAGGGATGGTTAGACCTAGACACAAAGTCCAGCCGAATAGATTACTACCATGGTAAGACACATGCTGATCTGTGAAACCGGACTCTGTATTCTCCCTGCATGTTGGGTTTAGTGATGTGAAACTGAGAACTGATGTGTCAAGCTAAAGTGACAAGAGTGGAACATAAATCACTCAGCATAAACAGAGAagtgaaaaagaatgaaaaaatacCATTAGGGAACTTATTCTGTTGAGTCATGTTACATGCTCGTGATTTTGTACCTTCTTTCTGTGAACTGAAATGTGGTGTTTATTATCTCCCTGTGTATGttactttttgtattttttgctttttccccATTATTTGGTGCAATATACAGTTTGAGTGCAGGATAAGTGATTAACATGAAAATACCCACAGGACAGTACAAACAGTTAAAGCAAAGAGAACCAGACAGTAACCCAAACTAAgcaataacataataattaaaaattgaaataaatacatactaTTTTGTTAAATACTAGATGCAAATGGCGTGGAAGGATATAGAGGGGAGAGAACAGAAGGGAACATGCCGTGACTATCCAAACTTTGTTAGTTAGCTCCCCAGGCAGTATGTGTTCTTGGCACATATCCATCACAAATCAAACATAAAGAATGAAGTCAgatgatgaataatgaaaaagacatttcattGCTTGACTTGCAGCCTGTTCTCCCCACCACCTCCCAACTCAGACTGATCTTACCTCTGATTACTACACTCGGTGTTCATCTGAAATCATgtagacaaaagaaaacaatactCCCCCTAGTGGTCAAATGAAACATAACAAATAGCTCCTAcagactgcatttatatagctcCTTTCCAGTCTTCCACCCAGTCAAAGcccttttacactacatgtcaacattcaccagttcacacacacacacactcacacactgatggcaacTTACTTGTTACTTTATTTCTCATAATAAAAGAAAGGGATACAGTGTATGCCTTACCAGAGGAGGGTAGACTAGTTGTATAGGAAGCCTAAATAGTACAAATACCTTCAGTAAGAGAAGGAAATTAACAGTCTATAGAAATTAGTAAAAATGATTAGtcagtcagttagttagttagttagttagtgtgTCATACACATTGCCAAGCCAACATGAATTTGTGCAATACCTCAATACTGATGCAGtggtgaaaaatgtgtcaaacatAGACAAGAATATTGCAACattgcaaacacacatttcttgcATCATATTGGGAATAAAGAACGTTATCTTAACAAACTCTACAATAAAGTCAGCCACACAAAAGGTTCCCTTCCTGAAACACAGCTCAATCATTAATCCAAAAGATTAACAGTGATtaagaacattttattaaaatgtgtagccgtttttatttatccatttatttttttaaatttgcatttTACAAAATTGTGTTACAGACATCacctaataaaaaaacacacaaaaaacaataacatacaTTAAcgaaacaaacaggaagacaaaacaaaaaaagcatgtGTAGCTGTTCTTCATTAATAACTCTACTCATCACTGAGTTCAAGGTAATTAACACAAATAAAGTCTATGATAGCCCTTAAAGTTATATCATTACTATCACTATTACTATATCATTACTAACTTTTTATTTCACAAATTCATCAACAGGCCAAGTGTCGACGTACCAGATGGGAGCGGAGCAGCAGTGGGGGGTTTCCTATAAAATCACCCCGGAGACCACTGAGACAGAGCTGAATGTGATGAAGTGTTTCCAGGTCAACGGAACAAAGGATGAAACCGTCACAACACAAGCATCTCTGCCTGATGTTGAGGGATTCCAGGTCTGTGTACTATTTTAACATCAAGACACTGTTATTACATAGATTTTCAGCATAGTGATATCAATCTAAACAAAGAAGGGCACCGTTTAAAGACTTAATCTCTGCTGCAGTTTCTAAGGATGGAGTACTATGGAGGATCCCTGTGTGAAGTCTGGCAGAATGTGACCACAGTGGGTTACAAgaagaacacatacacactgtggGTGACCCATTCTGAGAAAGATGCATTTGGCAAGAAAGATCCGGCCATACCCCTCCACTATGAGATGATGGGATACAACACGCTGCTGGGATCCCACTATGACAAATACTTGGTAGACTACAAGGAGTTCAGCACTGGCGTGGACCCAAAAGCATTCTTGCTCCCTGAAGGTTTGTAGTGTAGTGTTGTACTTATAAGATGTGTTAGAGGAATTAAAAGAGATAAAACACTTTTCTCTATGGTCTAATTGTTTTTAACAGGTATGACCTGTGGAGGTTTTCCTGGTCCAGGAGTTGAGCACCACATCTTGGCCAATCCGATGAAAGAGCTCATCCACACGTCGGCTTCAGGCCACTCTCAGCGCATGTTCAACCATTTCAAGGAGAAGTTCCAACGTCAGTACAGTGACGAAAGGGAGCATGAGAAGAGGGAGCATGCTTTTGTTCATAATCTCAGGTGAGAGGCAATTTTTAATCTCACACCCACCCActatataatgataatgaaggCAGAACCTCTCTTTTTACAATGTGGGATTTTCCAGATGTGAAGTATTTTTGATCTAGAGTTGCATATGTGCTACCTAATGTAACCAGAATTTATATTCCTAGTTTACCTAATGTTTTACTTCTAATGGATAATTCAGTAATTAATGTTAACAAGTGAAGACGTCTACTTTTAGATCTGACCAGCCACAAAAAAAGTTGTTAGTATTAAGGTGGAAGCCTCTTAATAAACTTCCCCAGTGGATTCTCTCATTATTAGATATCTTCTGTCTGGAACTCCTTATAGCTCGAACCAACAGGGCAAAGGAAAATATAATCAACACCTTGTCCAAATAGTGCACTGTAGAAAGTTCAGTTAATCTCTTACAACCTAGATTGTGAAATAATGTCTGTGACTATATAAAAATGATCATACCATTATCAAGATATGTTCTGTATTGTTGTCCGGTGAGTGGATAAACAAGCATATCATGTTTGTGTGCTTATGTTAAAATAATCTATATCCTTTATTACAGATGTATGTATAGGTGACAGAAATTTTACATTGACCAtcatatttgtttctttttaggTCATACTAGCTATACAAGAATGATGCTGAAATGATTGATTATAGATAAAGCTTTAATTGAAAGATTTCAGTTGACTGAGACTCTTTCCTTGTCTGCTGCTGTAGGTTCGTCCACTCCAAGAACAGAGCAGGGCTGTCTTTCTCCCTGGCTCTAAACTCACTGTCAGATCGCACCATGTCAGAGCTGGCCACCATGAGGGGAAGAAGACAGACAAGGAGCCCAAACAGAggccttcctttcccttccaaGATGTACGAAGGAGTGGAAACGCCGGAGTCACTCGACTGGAGGCTTTACGGTACGTATTACAGAATTTGAAATGTTTACCAAAGATTCATCTGTCTGGCAAATAATCCAGTTTTTACCTCAACTTTGTCTTTGCAGGTGCTGTGACCCCAGTGAAGGATCAGGCCATATGCGGCTCCTGCTGGAGCTTTGCCACCACTGGAGCAGTAGAGGGTGCTCTCTTCCTTAAGGTGAAAGCATAAATAGCAGCTTTTGTCACAGTCACTAGCCCAGATCCAGTGTTTTCAATTGACATGGCTACTCCTGTATGCTCTTTGAAGCCACAGATGTTCAGCATGGTGCttcatctgtccatctgtttTGGATCATTTGCATTGCAGTAATGCTTGCTGGTAATCTATTACTGCAGTATTGTAAGGCTTTCttgaagaagaagcagcagggaAGTGTGTCAATCAGGGTTTAAAATTATTTGATGCAGCAGAGTCTAATGGGAACAAAGGTCATGAGGTGTCAAACATTCAGTAGAAATGTCAAAATGACAAGCACGGAGCAAATATCTAttcaaaaacagcagaaaaaagttttttaCAAAAAGTTTAAAACAGGAATACATATAAAGATGTAAGCAGGGTAAACTGAggatgtttttgacttttaaaaaaagtttgattGTGGAGTAGCCCTGCTCTCAGTACACCGTCTGTATTCAGTCAGTAGGGGCGGGTCCACAAGACGACTCACTGTGTGACTCTCACTCAAGTTGAACAGacttgacagtgtgtgtgtgtgaataaataaatctgagTGAATGTCAACATCGGTCTGCCTCCATCTCATGGAAGGTAAAGGCTCAAAGACATTCCTTTACCCTTGTTGCTGAGCAACTCGATCCAAACATTGGGCTGCTTTATTATGGGATTTGATGGCACCCCATTGATGTGACCAAATTctttgactctctctctctctctctctctctctctctctctctctctctctctctcacgctcacacacacacacacaatcttcaTGTTGTTCCTTGGCGTGTACCAGCAGTTTTCTAATTTGTAGGCTGATAAGTGGAGATTTTTAAGGAGGTAATTgacacagcaagaaaaacaggaaaaacatttggaaggttattaaaaaaatgatggtTTGGACTTAGAGAAGTGTTTTTCTGACAAGAAGGGATACTGTGAATTAATGTAAGCAAGTTCTCTATTGAAGAGGTGGTGTATTATCATTAGCTATTCATTCAATGTACTGACATCATTTTGAACTGATCTttaagtctataaaatgtcaaaaacaatgCCTTCTATTTTGAATGAGATGAGATAGAGGAAATAATCCACCATTTCATGTTTGAACTATTACAACGTTTGGCAGTTTTGCTTATAAGATCACAACTAATTGTTTCCCAGTGTTTACATGTACAGTTTAGTTTGGCGGGGGATCAGTGCTGTTGTGAAGCCCCAGCAGTTTGTCTTGTTTGCTAGCatgtggtgcagcagcaggaagtgacCTCCGTGAAGCAGCATCCCCGTCCCCATCGGCAGGTTCACAAACAGAACCACTCCCTAGGGGCCAATTTTAAATTTACCTCTTCGTGATCTCACAGCATCTGCCTAGCAACCTGTAGATAACAGCTGGTcttaaaatgttcattataAATGTCACTATCGTCCTATCAGAAGCCTTACATGTATGTCTAGTTGCTTTTTTGACATGTGACcttttgtttcactttttcacTACTCTCgtaacttgtttttttcttgtcttttttgtcacctagtgtttttttttagcccCTTGTTTATTTTAGATCCTCAGAGGCCCACAGCAAGTGTTGCTATAAGAAACCATCATAGGTGAAACTGTTGGTACTGGGTTTCAGAGAACTTCAGTGACTCATGCAGAGAAGGGCAGGTTACGAACAAGTGCGCTCATGTTTTTGCTTTCATCTTTCAGACGGGTTCCCTGCAGGTTCTGTCTCAGCAGATGCTGGTGGACTGTTCCTGGGGTTTTGGCAATAATGGCTGTGACGGAGGGGAGGAATGGAGGGCTTATGAGTGGATCATGAAACATGGAGGCATTGCCACAACAGAAACCTATGGAGCTTATATGGGAATGGTAAGATGATTTCAAGATGTGATGTCTGTACCTGTTGAGGTAAAATAACCCATAAAGTCAAAACTGACCAACAATTTCAGCCAAAAGTAATAAAAGATTGGGGGGGGGTATTGAGCCAGCCATTTAATGGACCATTGTACCAAGCTCATCCCTTTAAACTACCAAAGTAAAAATCTAAACTAAACCGGAACAAAATAGAACCCGTCAACCCTACTACCAATGAACACCaacttaaactaaaataaacttaGAACAAACATGCTTGGAAGAACAATTGGGGAGCAATGTAGCAATGTAATATGTGTTTGAAGGGCCAAGAAAGTAACTGCCACTGAGTTTAGTAATGAGCAGGACTCAACAATTGGAAGCAACTCCCACTAAACACAATGACTACCACCATGATGTGAATGACACCACGAAACCAAAGTTACTGCATGTatctacaacaacaacacaggtgTCCAACACAAAAGTAGAGTGCAGCAGCCACAAACCAGAAGGATCACAATGAATAGACCAAGTATTAAGTTGTTGCCATATACCAACAGCAACCCACAAAAGACCCAACAAAAGTGAACTGCTACTACCACAACACTAAGTGGACACCATGTGGTTGATGTGACTATGATTGATGTTGGGAACCAGCAACACACAAGGTGACAAACTGGGAGGCCACCCCAACTCCACTAAAATCCACTGATCTCTGGAGTGACTATATCCCACAAACAAAAAGGTCAGAACTgcaattaaacacacaaaagtcAAAGCCAACACCCAAAATGACCAAACCAAAAAGGACTGCGACAACCACTACACAAAGTAGTCAACCATGACACACAAATGTTGCCAACTTACCACTAAGTAGCAACTCTTAAATGGGGGCACTGAGACCTCTGAGTTGCCAAGAAAACAacaagcttttctttttcaaattatACACCATACTCAAAgtgcaaagaaaacaaacaaaagtggGTGGTGATACTAGCCAAAAGGAGCAAAAGATGGGGAGGCTACCGAACCACCCACACAATGGCCCATCACAACCAGTTCATCCTCAACCTTTAAACtaccaaaagaaaaatatgaactaaaatgaaacaaacaaaacccaaTAACTGGACTACCGGTGATCTCCAATCCAAACTCATGAGGTGTTTTCTTTTTGGAAGTATTTCCTGTAGATCAACATGGGTATAATtgccaaagaaaataaataatcacattttctgacattttagttGAGGGGCTCAGCTGGAAAAACGACTGGAGTTACAAGCTCCAACTGTCTTCACCTAGTCTgggaaaaatgaatgtaatactGTGACCTTAATGCCATCAAttaccacagacacacacacttttgacAACTTTTAAGCAAAGCTGATTTTTACAGTCAATTGTTTAAATAATTCAACCTGTCAAAATAACTGATTTTCATGTTTATTGTTAAGATTAGACAATCTATGAGGTTTGTAGGTATGAGAAACATGATATTTGATAACTGTAGGCTAAGTTTGAGACTTTCTCTTTCTGAACAGAATGGATTTTGCCACTTGAACACCTCTGAGCTTACTGCACATATCCAGAGCTACACTAACGTCACGTCTGGTGATGCAGAGGCTCTTAAGTTGgcgctttttaaaaatgggccGACAGCTGTCAGTATTGACGCTTCACATCGATCTTTCGTTTTCTACAGTCACGGCGTCTACTATGAACCTGCTTGCGGTAAGTTTACTTAACACGTGGTCAGTGACTCACCCTTTACTTGCTGTAACACTGAATGTTTCTCGGGTTTTCCAGGTAATACCACTGATGCATTGGACCATGCTGTACTCGCAGTGGGATATGGCAACCTAAAGGGAGAGCCATACTGGCTAATAAAGAACTCATGGTCCACCTACTGGGGAAATGACGGCTACATCCTCATGTCTATGAAGGATAACAACTGCGGCGTCAGCACTGATGCTACATATGTTACACTGGCATAGATGTGCTTTGTTACACCCACATGTAAAGCTGGATTTTAATTCTGTTCAATTCCTTTTAATGCCACTATGTGAGTGCCTATGTGTAAATGACTTAATGTATGCTGTTTTAGGTACGATTATTGTGTCAATGCttgataatgatgttttaaatttTGCTGTTGAATGGTTTGTAACATAATTGAGATGCTGCACAACCAACACACAGGACAAGTCCgctttttaaaacatgatttcaATAAGTTTATTGCTGGTGGCACATCGGCACAGTGCCTTCACTTCGGGTGTACAAAGTGTATTTGGTGAGGCATTTCCACTTGTTCTTGTACTTTATCACATGATGCATTCAAATGCACTAGGCTGAAATTGTAAAGTTGTTAGTTTGTCCATTCAGTGACATCTCTGGTTAATCTGACATAGCACCATGCTGTGGGTAGCAATAAGGCATGCTTTCTAAATTCATTCAGTGGATTACTGGTTATATCCCCTCCACATGCATGTACATTCAAAGCACACTGGCCTGAAATGTCTTATCATAGGAATAAGACATTTTGAAGAATAAAATTCCTTTAGCTTGAGTAATATGACATATTACATGACCTATGCTGCCAACCAACCATGcctggagggttttttttaatgcaccattcatttaaatacacaataataacaGCCCTTGTAAAATGTACTAGAGATTTCACAGATCCAAGTCACTATAGCAAGTCATTTTTACATCCGATATGATATAATTTgttaaaaacagaagaaaacaaacgTTTACAAAGTTGAAATCACACCTTTACATGCTTATCAGTCACATCCCATAGTTTTCATACAAAACTACAAATTCACGACATCAGTTATGAAAAAGGCTACATGATGCATATTGAAGGTAACTAGTGCATGCAATCTCAATTGACTAGTTTCATATCTCTTTGCTTAAGAAGGAGAATATAAAGGCTTTTTCCATACAGCATTATGATACAACAAAGACATTTCACAGTCTACAGCCACAGTCCACTTTTATacaaaaatattgtaaaatatgtGCTTTtatgaaatgaacaaaatgtaataaatcctTCAAGTCCTGAAAAATATGAAGTTCTAAAACTTGCTGCTCAGCATGATGTGTGTACTGAAATAGAGAGTAGGTGGCAATGTTGCTTTAAAGTTATGTGATAAAGTCTTGTCCAATCTGACTCTTCAAATCGGCAAAGGCTTAGAAATTTGCACTCTGCGTTGATGGTTTATAAATATGTACAAATATGCAACCTGTTTGTCTGCAAAGGGGATCTATTCACATGGTCTCCCCACATACGTCAAATATATCAAATCAACATCAAAACTGGAATAAAGTTAAACTTGTGGAAAATGCACACGATTGTAAACGATGACTGTTTTTTCCTGACTGACACGGATGTTTACCTGCATCTAAAAGAGGTTAAACAGGAGGCTGTTGATTTGCCCAGGCAGCATATATGAATGCCTGCTTTGTGCATGTGTCAGGGGTGTTTGTGCTTGTATGGTCGGGGATTAGGGTtgtttttaggcttttttttttgcatagaGCTCAAAATCATATAGTTGCATAGAGGTTGTTATGTCGAGGTCGTATAATGTCTGAGTAACAGAATGTTTTCCgcccgtgtgtatgtgtggttagCACTGGCTTGCTAGGCGGTGTAGCTCCTGTTCCTCTGTGCTGCTGGCTGATCCTTTAACATCCTCACACATGTCAGGGTTCTCCTTGTTGGTTGGTGACCTATAatagacaaaacacaaagtacacCCTGAGATAGCTGCAGGTTGTGTTATCAGGACAGTAAGATTTACCAC is drawn from Scomber japonicus isolate fScoJap1 chromosome 15, fScoJap1.pri, whole genome shotgun sequence and contains these coding sequences:
- the zgc:110239 gene encoding digestive cysteine proteinase 2 → MRCWYIAAVLLWTVLATDGKAVPSLPDFGKAYHVKGVISLPYAEIKEPFEGWLDLDTKSSRIDYYHGQVSTYQMGAEQQWGVSYKITPETTETELNVMKCFQVNGTKDETVTTQASLPDVEGFQFLRMEYYGGSLCEVWQNVTTVGYKKNTYTLWVTHSEKDAFGKKDPAIPLHYEMMGYNTLLGSHYDKYLVDYKEFSTGVDPKAFLLPEGMTCGGFPGPGVEHHILANPMKELIHTSASGHSQRMFNHFKEKFQRQYSDEREHEKREHAFVHNLRFVHSKNRAGLSFSLALNSLSDRTMSELATMRGRRQTRSPNRGLPFPSKMYEGVETPESLDWRLYGAVTPVKDQAICGSCWSFATTGAVEGALFLKTGSLQVLSQQMLVDCSWGFGNNGCDGGEEWRAYEWIMKHGGIATTETYGAYMGMNGFCHLNTSELTAHIQSYTNVTSGDAEALKLALFKNGPTAVSIDASHRSFVFYSHGVYYEPACGNTTDALDHAVLAVGYGNLKGEPYWLIKNSWSTYWGNDGYILMSMKDNNCGVSTDATYVTLA